Proteins from one Bradyrhizobium roseum genomic window:
- a CDS encoding anti-sigma factor gives MSPHDLDNAMAGDYVMGLLDGAEHAAAEQRLATDQTFAHAVSAWRARLADLDLTAEETPPSPALWQRIADATKNAPVDATLPAARAALRGATLWHDIKFWRVAGIGGSLAALLFAVIMIGAVTTSRHLRNDLIALAQSKPVYVAVLVNDTTKEAGAIVNAFSNGRVELIPIRPIEVPAGRTLQVWTLWDRAVGPKSIGLTGQSRTLQLNLESLPETVQNQLFEITLEPEGGSPIGRPTGPILFKGNAARAL, from the coding sequence ATGAGCCCGCACGACCTCGATAACGCCATGGCCGGCGATTACGTGATGGGCCTCCTGGACGGCGCGGAACACGCTGCCGCCGAACAGCGCCTTGCGACCGATCAGACGTTTGCGCACGCCGTCAGCGCCTGGCGGGCGCGGCTTGCGGACCTCGATCTCACGGCCGAGGAAACTCCACCGAGCCCGGCGCTCTGGCAGCGAATCGCGGACGCCACCAAGAACGCGCCGGTTGACGCTACCCTGCCCGCCGCGCGAGCCGCGCTGCGTGGCGCCACGCTTTGGCACGACATCAAGTTCTGGCGCGTCGCCGGCATCGGCGGCAGCCTTGCCGCGCTGCTGTTTGCGGTGATCATGATCGGCGCGGTGACGACGTCGCGCCACCTTCGCAACGACCTGATTGCGCTGGCGCAGAGCAAGCCGGTCTACGTCGCCGTGCTGGTGAACGACACCACCAAGGAGGCCGGCGCCATCGTCAACGCATTTTCGAACGGCCGGGTCGAGCTGATTCCGATACGCCCGATCGAGGTTCCCGCCGGCCGCACGCTGCAGGTCTGGACGCTGTGGGACCGCGCTGTCGGTCCGAAATCGATCGGACTCACCGGCCAGTCGCGCACGCTGCAGCTGAATCTGGAATCGCTGCCGGAGACCGTGCAAAACCAGCTGTTCGAGATCACGCTCGAGCCGGAAGGCGGCTCACCGATCGGGCGCCCGACCGGCCCGATCCTGTTCAAGGGCAATGCGGCCCGGGCGTTGTAA
- a CDS encoding DUF4337 domain-containing protein, translating to MKAEDAAEMMDQDKQNDRFKQRAAVGIAILAMLLAITGLGGANAGKEATNNNIYAANQYAFYQAKNIRQTDYNLAADAIELAFLQDGSLNAEARAALKAKADAYRKTAARYESEPETQEGKKELIARAKDYESKRDYALKQDPYFDYAEALLQIAIVLISVSIVATLPWLAIFGGIIGAVGGLLMVNGYTLAIEIPFLAA from the coding sequence ATGAAAGCCGAAGACGCCGCCGAGATGATGGACCAGGACAAGCAAAACGACCGCTTCAAGCAGCGGGCGGCGGTCGGCATTGCCATTCTGGCAATGTTGCTGGCCATCACCGGGCTTGGTGGTGCCAACGCCGGCAAGGAGGCGACCAACAACAACATCTATGCCGCGAACCAGTATGCTTTCTACCAGGCCAAGAACATCCGCCAGACCGACTACAACCTCGCGGCCGACGCGATCGAGCTGGCGTTCCTGCAGGACGGAAGCCTCAACGCCGAGGCTAGGGCGGCCCTGAAGGCAAAGGCGGACGCCTACCGCAAGACGGCCGCACGCTATGAGTCCGAGCCCGAGACGCAGGAGGGCAAGAAGGAATTGATTGCGCGAGCCAAGGATTACGAGAGCAAGCGCGACTATGCGCTGAAGCAGGATCCCTACTTCGACTATGCCGAAGCTCTGCTGCAGATTGCCATCGTGCTGATCTCGGTTTCGATCGTCGCGACGCTGCCCTGGCTTGCGATCTTCGGCGGCATCATCGGTGCCGTTGGCGGCCTGCTGATGGTCAACGGTTATACACTGGCGATCGAGATACCGTTTCTGGCGGCATAG
- a CDS encoding winged helix-turn-helix domain-containing tetratricopeptide repeat protein yields MVLKYQFSEFEIDLGQQELRRLGEAVHIEPQVFDLIVHLVRNHERIVSKDELIETIWNGRIISEAALSSRINGARRALGDNGNDQAMIRTLHKRGFRFVGDVRAIDAPVTDAEPARPVPDSPNGGPGHVSVSSEVARLDDVVSESVKAEAITRSSIAVIPFGNMSDDPENDYFSYGLTEDIIRLIARNRWLSVISRHSTIAFQGRVVDAREIGELLGVRYVMVGSVRKNRDAVRITAELVRAADGKQLWADKYDLQLEYIFDIQEEMARQIAATIEPELSKVEQQLAARKAPESLDAWDCYQRGLWNLWRFTSPGFDSAETYFQRAIDADPNFARGHGALSYVNLQRAFIDEPADRAARLETALRQARHAVALDELDCFCHCALGRVLCVTHQNEEALATLDVSLDLNPSFAQAYFAQGFNMLWHGRELEAETLLDRAIMLSPRDSHISAFHHVRSWTHFSLGEYDIAVEFARRATRQPNATYQAFATLAASLGHLGDRAQAETVAAEVLQRKPNYNIETAQQEFFFCNDTDFIKRFVDGLRIAGVAGG; encoded by the coding sequence GTGGTATTAAAATACCAATTTTCTGAGTTCGAGATCGACCTTGGCCAGCAGGAGCTGCGCCGGCTGGGGGAGGCGGTTCATATCGAGCCGCAGGTGTTCGATCTCATTGTTCATCTGGTTCGCAACCACGAGCGGATCGTCAGCAAGGACGAACTGATCGAGACGATCTGGAATGGCCGGATCATTTCGGAGGCGGCGCTCTCCAGCCGCATCAATGGCGCCCGGCGCGCGCTTGGCGACAACGGCAACGACCAGGCCATGATCCGGACATTGCACAAACGGGGTTTTCGCTTCGTCGGCGATGTCAGGGCCATCGACGCACCGGTGACGGATGCGGAGCCGGCCCGGCCTGTCCCGGATAGTCCGAACGGCGGTCCGGGTCACGTTTCGGTTTCCTCCGAAGTGGCGCGTCTTGATGACGTCGTCTCGGAATCCGTCAAGGCGGAGGCTATCACGCGATCGTCTATCGCCGTCATTCCATTTGGAAACATGTCGGACGATCCCGAGAACGACTATTTCAGCTACGGGCTGACCGAGGACATCATTCGTCTTATCGCCCGCAACCGGTGGCTTTCGGTCATTTCGCGGCACTCGACGATTGCGTTCCAGGGGCGCGTGGTGGATGCGCGCGAAATCGGCGAGCTGCTCGGCGTCAGGTATGTGATGGTCGGCAGCGTTCGCAAGAATCGCGATGCCGTGCGGATCACGGCGGAACTGGTCCGCGCGGCGGACGGAAAGCAGTTGTGGGCCGACAAATACGACCTGCAGCTCGAGTATATTTTCGACATCCAGGAGGAGATGGCACGGCAGATCGCCGCTACCATCGAGCCCGAACTGTCGAAGGTCGAGCAGCAACTCGCTGCCCGCAAGGCGCCGGAGAGCCTTGACGCCTGGGATTGCTATCAGCGCGGCCTGTGGAATCTCTGGCGCTTCACCTCACCGGGCTTCGACTCGGCCGAAACCTATTTCCAGCGGGCGATTGACGCTGATCCGAATTTTGCGCGCGGCCATGGCGCGCTCAGCTATGTCAACCTGCAGCGCGCATTCATCGACGAGCCCGCTGATCGTGCCGCGCGGCTCGAAACCGCGCTACGCCAGGCGCGTCATGCGGTGGCGCTCGACGAACTCGATTGTTTCTGCCACTGCGCGCTCGGACGCGTTTTGTGCGTGACTCATCAGAACGAAGAGGCGCTGGCGACGCTCGACGTGTCCCTCGATCTCAACCCAAGCTTTGCACAGGCCTATTTCGCGCAGGGCTTCAATATGCTCTGGCACGGGCGGGAACTCGAAGCCGAGACGCTGCTCGACCGGGCGATCATGCTGAGCCCGCGCGACAGTCATATTTCCGCGTTTCACCACGTCCGCTCCTGGACGCATTTTTCGCTGGGCGAATACGATATCGCGGTCGAATTCGCGAGGAGGGCGACGCGGCAGCCTAACGCCACCTATCAGGCTTTTGCCACGCTTGCTGCGTCTCTCGGCCATCTCGGGGACCGGGCGCAGGCGGAAACGGTGGCCGCGGAAGTTCTGCAGCGCAAGCCGAACTACAACATCGAAACGGCGCAGCAGGAGTTCTTCTTCTGCAACGATACGGACTTCATCAAACGGTTCGTCGACGGATTGCGCATCGCCGGCGTTGCCGGAGGTTAG
- a CDS encoding DUF4394 domain-containing protein yields the protein MNFRSIFAASAALLLSSAAANAAQVAALIGGDTIAMVDTAQKKATGSVKVTGISGALVGIDVRPADGMLYGLVDDGTIVTIAADGKATMKSKLDTMLAKGVAATVDFNPVADRLRVMGADGMNLRANVDDGKVTKDGDHKYADGDMHKGEKPNIVAGAYINSVKGAKETALFNIDGTIGGLIKQAPPNDGVLAAIGKLGIKADSVAFDISSDGAGKNEAWLMAGDTLYSVDLATGKATEAAKIAGVSGKVKDIAIMGM from the coding sequence ATGAATTTTCGCTCAATTTTCGCCGCCTCGGCCGCATTGTTGCTGTCCTCCGCGGCTGCCAACGCCGCGCAGGTCGCCGCCCTGATCGGCGGCGACACCATTGCGATGGTCGATACCGCGCAAAAGAAGGCGACCGGGTCGGTCAAGGTGACCGGGATTTCCGGCGCGCTGGTCGGCATCGACGTCCGTCCGGCCGACGGCATGCTCTATGGACTGGTCGACGATGGCACCATTGTGACCATCGCGGCGGACGGCAAGGCCACGATGAAGTCGAAGCTCGATACCATGCTGGCCAAGGGCGTCGCCGCGACGGTCGATTTCAACCCGGTGGCGGACCGCCTGCGCGTGATGGGCGCGGACGGGATGAACCTGCGCGCCAATGTCGATGACGGCAAGGTGACCAAGGACGGCGACCACAAATATGCCGACGGCGACATGCACAAGGGCGAGAAGCCGAACATCGTTGCCGGCGCCTACATCAATTCGGTGAAGGGTGCCAAGGAAACCGCGCTGTTCAACATCGACGGCACCATCGGCGGATTGATCAAGCAGGCGCCGCCGAACGACGGCGTGCTCGCGGCGATCGGCAAGCTCGGCATCAAGGCGGACAGCGTCGCGTTCGACATCTCGTCGGACGGCGCCGGCAAGAACGAAGCCTGGCTGATGGCAGGCGACACCCTCTACAGCGTCGATCTCGCCACCGGGAAGGCGACCGAGGCCGCCAAGATCGCCGGCGTCAGCGGCAAGGTCAAGGACATCGCGATCATGGGAATGTAA
- a CDS encoding sigma-70 family RNA polymerase sigma factor: MTGNGTITASLRAPDLLDREREAQLAAALARCAAGDRTALRVIYDSEASRMVGIARRILFRQDLAEEAVHDAFIRIWRGAAGFDSRRGSARGWLYAVVRNRALSIHRDEHRYEASDDNVQDVDCEATLSRLPETSALRRCLEQIDRPRRDVVVLAYVHGMSHGELAGRLKVPLGTVKSWVRRSLFALQECMG, encoded by the coding sequence ATGACCGGAAATGGCACCATCACCGCGAGCCTGCGGGCTCCCGACCTGCTCGATCGGGAGCGGGAGGCGCAGCTTGCCGCGGCGCTGGCGCGTTGCGCGGCCGGCGACCGTACGGCCCTGCGCGTGATCTATGACAGCGAGGCCTCGCGCATGGTCGGCATCGCCCGCCGCATCCTGTTCCGGCAGGATCTCGCGGAGGAGGCGGTGCACGACGCCTTTATCCGGATCTGGCGTGGCGCAGCCGGGTTCGATTCGCGCCGCGGCAGCGCGCGCGGCTGGCTCTATGCGGTGGTGCGCAACCGCGCGCTCAGCATTCATCGCGACGAGCATCGCTATGAGGCGTCCGATGACAACGTTCAGGACGTCGACTGCGAGGCCACCTTGTCGCGGTTGCCGGAGACCAGTGCGCTGCGCCGGTGTCTGGAACAGATCGACCGCCCGCGCCGCGACGTCGTGGTGCTGGCCTATGTGCACGGCATGAGTCACGGCGAATTGGCAGGACGGCTCAAGGTGCCGCTCGGCACGGTCAAGAGTTGGGTACGGCGCAGCCTGTTTGCGTTGCAGGAGTGCATGGGATGA
- the mddA gene encoding methanethiol S-methyltransferase: MSIMTHTDPNTTRPAVASMATRMFTLCYGGLAYLIFLGTFLYAVGFVSGSVVPKTVDKATGSGPSAPLSTALLINLVVMAIFAVQHSGMARRGFKQLFTRFASPAIERSTYVLLASLSLILLYWQWQPMPTVVWNIEAPILAGVVTAFGLLGWLIVLYSTFLISHFELFGLTQVISHFAGRVTEPMKFKTPGLYRMIRHPIYLGFIIAFWCTPIMTLGHLLFAAVTTAYIFVGIYLEERDLMAMFGDQYRSYRQKVAMLVPRIF; this comes from the coding sequence ATGTCGATTATGACGCATACCGACCCGAATACAACACGCCCCGCCGTCGCCTCAATGGCAACGCGGATGTTCACCTTGTGCTACGGAGGTCTCGCCTATCTCATTTTCCTCGGGACGTTTCTTTACGCGGTCGGTTTCGTCTCAGGATCCGTCGTGCCCAAGACCGTCGACAAGGCCACAGGCAGCGGACCTTCGGCCCCGCTCTCCACGGCGCTGCTGATCAACCTGGTGGTGATGGCGATCTTCGCCGTGCAGCACAGCGGCATGGCGCGCCGGGGCTTTAAGCAGTTGTTCACGCGCTTTGCCTCGCCGGCGATCGAACGCTCGACCTATGTGCTGCTGGCCAGCCTCTCGCTGATACTGCTGTACTGGCAGTGGCAGCCGATGCCGACGGTGGTCTGGAACATCGAAGCTCCCATTCTCGCCGGCGTCGTGACTGCCTTTGGCTTGCTCGGCTGGCTCATCGTGCTCTACAGCACCTTCCTGATCAGCCATTTCGAGCTGTTCGGATTGACCCAGGTGATCTCGCACTTTGCGGGGCGCGTGACCGAACCGATGAAGTTCAAGACGCCCGGCCTCTATCGCATGATCCGCCACCCGATCTACCTCGGCTTCATCATCGCCTTCTGGTGCACGCCGATCATGACGCTGGGCCATCTGCTGTTCGCCGCGGTGACGACGGCCTACATCTTCGTCGGCATCTACCTCGAAGAGCGCGATCTGATGGCGATGTTCGGCGATCAATACCGAAGCTATCGCCAAAAAGTGGCGATGCTGGTGCCGCGCATTTTCTAA
- a CDS encoding LysR family transcriptional regulator, whose amino-acid sequence MIDKLELLLALAKERHFGRAAEACGVTQPTMSTSLKQLEEILGVMLVQRGSRFQGFTPEGERTLDWARRIVGDARAMRQEINSLKDKLSGEIRIAAIPTVLGMVASLTTPFRARYPEVSFRVQSCTSADVLGLLENLEVDAGLTYIENEPIGKVRTIPLYNESYRLLTAPDAMFGDRKQVTWKEVGQVPLCLLTPDMQNRRIIDRALRSVGAEATPSLTSNSLLVLYTHVKTGRWASVMPAKLAETLGLSDSIRSIPIVDPVVDYSVGLVIPQRDPMTPLIAALVQVAREVAPTLEDRGGVR is encoded by the coding sequence TTGATCGACAAGCTTGAACTTCTGCTGGCGCTCGCCAAGGAGCGGCATTTCGGACGGGCTGCGGAGGCCTGCGGCGTCACCCAGCCGACCATGTCAACGAGCCTCAAGCAGCTCGAGGAAATTCTTGGCGTGATGCTGGTGCAGCGCGGCTCGCGCTTCCAGGGTTTTACGCCGGAGGGCGAGCGCACGCTGGACTGGGCGCGGCGCATCGTCGGCGACGCCCGCGCGATGCGCCAGGAGATCAACAGCCTCAAGGACAAGCTGTCGGGCGAGATCCGGATCGCTGCGATCCCCACCGTGCTCGGCATGGTGGCATCGCTGACGACGCCGTTTCGCGCGCGCTATCCGGAGGTGAGCTTTCGGGTGCAGTCCTGCACCTCGGCGGACGTGCTGGGCCTTCTGGAAAATCTCGAGGTCGACGCCGGGCTGACCTATATCGAGAACGAGCCGATCGGCAAGGTTCGCACCATCCCCCTTTACAATGAGAGCTATCGCCTGCTGACGGCGCCCGACGCCATGTTCGGCGACCGCAAGCAGGTTACCTGGAAGGAAGTCGGCCAGGTGCCGCTGTGCCTTTTGACGCCGGACATGCAGAACCGCCGCATCATCGACCGCGCGTTGCGCTCGGTCGGCGCGGAAGCCACGCCGTCTCTGACGTCGAATTCGCTGCTGGTACTCTATACCCACGTCAAGACCGGGCGCTGGGCGAGCGTGATGCCGGCGAAGCTGGCGGAAACCCTGGGGCTGTCCGATTCCATCCGCAGCATTCCGATCGTCGATCCCGTGGTCGACTACAGCGTCGGCCTGGTGATCCCGCAGCGTGATCCGATGACGCCGCTGATCGCGGCGCTGGTGCAGGTCGCCCGCGAAGTCGCGCCGACGCTGGAAGATCGAGGCGGCGTCCGATAG
- a CDS encoding metal-dependent phosphohydrolase: MITIPELVAQALGTFLASDTRSRFGSSHARLAEFLPYAARLTLECIGNSDALYHNIEHTMLVTLAGHDILMGRAMLRHTTADDYANFILACLAHDIGYVRGIVQGDDGDSYVADLTGRTIRLARGSSDASLAAYHVDRSKLFVFERLDTAEEVDASRIARAIEYTRFPYVASSSNDELTEEEGLLLRAADLIGQLGDPNYLKKANALFYEFEEVGMNKTLGYETPADVVYRYPQFYWNNVAPQIQTAIRYLNVTSSGRQWIANLHSNVFRAERELNLSGPQP; the protein is encoded by the coding sequence ATGATCACGATACCGGAACTGGTCGCGCAGGCGTTGGGAACGTTCCTGGCGTCAGATACCAGAAGCAGGTTTGGTTCCTCCCACGCCCGGCTGGCCGAATTTCTTCCCTATGCCGCCCGGCTCACACTGGAATGCATCGGCAACAGCGATGCGCTGTATCACAACATCGAACACACCATGCTCGTGACCCTGGCCGGACATGACATCCTGATGGGCCGGGCCATGCTGCGGCACACGACAGCAGACGACTACGCCAATTTCATCCTGGCGTGCCTCGCCCACGACATCGGATACGTTCGAGGCATTGTTCAGGGAGACGACGGGGATTCCTATGTCGCCGATCTCACCGGCCGCACCATCCGCTTGGCGCGCGGTTCATCCGATGCTTCGCTGGCGGCCTACCATGTCGACCGCTCAAAGCTGTTCGTGTTCGAGCGGCTCGACACCGCCGAAGAAGTCGATGCGAGCCGGATCGCCCGGGCCATCGAGTACACCCGATTTCCCTATGTCGCCTCGTCGTCAAACGACGAACTGACAGAAGAAGAAGGCCTGCTGCTGCGCGCGGCGGATCTGATCGGGCAACTCGGCGACCCCAACTATTTGAAGAAAGCGAACGCGCTGTTTTACGAGTTCGAGGAAGTCGGCATGAACAAGACCCTCGGCTACGAGACGCCGGCCGACGTCGTCTACAGATATCCGCAGTTCTACTGGAACAACGTCGCGCCCCAGATCCAGACCGCGATACGCTATCTCAACGTCACCTCCAGCGGGCGGCAATGGATCGCCAACCTGCACAGCAACGTTTTCCGGGCCGAGCGCGAGTTGAACCTGTCCGGCCCGCAGCCGTAG